A stretch of Porites lutea chromosome 5, jaPorLute2.1, whole genome shotgun sequence DNA encodes these proteins:
- the LOC140938600 gene encoding uncharacterized protein, which produces MANTDEVCKFLRERGLEDEVIEKVKEEKMNETAISLASDKSLKELGIVAKGDILSLRAFVNRKINDTESFDGVSREQRKRMLIEKLLDGRKKFGGSDSSSFKGEKTKVTKESVKQIKTRKVKLAWQHFNDDSRRYVMVREATGGGQREMSLPCDSDYSEVLSILTDLFFPNGKSSRGQVSEMELCLGSFKCEVIDKEGFTVGDYISVNKLTKPRLYLLSKAKSHAEDQENSTDSMDNDVLFRPVLSSTPVQDVHSPHVKDTCNLSDDGVVFKGHGFHEDEGSLLLGKTLVDVTEGDDVQHSFRVKEELPVSLLKCEICQGEIKGTDLSAHPVDCLDMFHKFCLREWLKTGDGGSIKCPVCRIDFTEIQSGSSLEPAGDEILEDVQATASPAIQATASPAIQSSGSRGYLFRQHYLPQLLCDEVTKKGMEQNIFTRKMEALDKLCDQGESRNVKIDRANIVQDMLQLYKDKGVAEGLLNVNFCNEPALDMDGVKREAFTLFWEKVMPLYFDGTTTYVPRISPSIDESVYVTLGRILSHGFVMVGVFPTMINEVFFSILMAGNENVRDDDFLEGFPEFVSCYESLRLRQILEECGSHNLLDPSTNFLVDFLSDFGVTKMPNVNNLKAILVSVAKTELWNKAVMAANAMKQGLLEGVYRDLWLPASSELVSDLYRSLQVTTEKVLSLITVDETSAMTKGQEVVFTYLRKYVRTLNEKELPCFLHYVTGSSALSVTSMKVIFHAHVGNLPHITVHACSSVIDLPSGGYESFTDFRCQMDEVLKNAESWKFSLI; this is translated from the exons ATGGCGAACACCGACGAG GTTTGCAAATTCCTTCGTGAAAGAGGTTTGGAAGATGAGGTGATCGAGAAAGTAAAGGAGGAGAAG ATGAATGAAACAGCTATATCATTGGCATCTGACAAATCCCTTAAGGAACTTGGGATTGTGGCAAAAGGTGACATTCTTTCATTACGAGCATTTGTGAACCGTAAGATTAATGACACTGAGTCTTTTGATGGGGTATCAAgggaacaaaggaaaagaatGCTTATTGAAAAACTGCTGGATGGGAGAAAGAAATTTGGTGGATCAGACTCCAGTAGCTTCAAGGGAGAGAAAACAAAAGTCACAAAAGAATCAGTGAAGCAGATAAAGACCAGAAAAGTGAAGTTGGCTTGGCAACATTTCAATGACGATAGCAGGCGCTATGTCATGGTAAGAGAGGCCACAGGAGGAGGTCAAAGAGAAATGTCCCTTCCCTGTGACAGTGATTATTCTGAAGTTCTAAGCATCCTTACCGACCTGTTCTTTCCCAATGGTAAGAGTTCAAGAGGCCAAGTATCTGAAATGGAGCTGTGTCTTGGTAGCTTCAAGTGTGAAGTTATTGATAAAGAGGGCTTCACAGTGGGAGACTACATCAGTGTTAACAAATTGACCAAACCAAGACTTTACCTACTATCGAAAGCCAAAAGTCATGCTGAAGATCAGGAGAACAGCACTGACAGTATGGACAATGATGTATTATTCCGACCTGTTTTGTCGTCCACTCCAGTACAAGATGTTCATTCTCCCCATGTCAAAGATACATGTAATTTGAGTGATGATGGAGTTGTATTTAAAGGCCATGGCTTTCATGAAGATGAGGGATCCTTGCTGCTTGGCAAAACCCTGGTGGATGTCACAGAGGGAGATGATGTACAACACAG TTTCAGAGTTAAAGAAGAGTTACCGGTATCCCTCTTGAAG tgTGAAATTTGTCAAGGTGAAATAAAGGGAACAGACTTGTCTGCACACCCAGTTGACTGCTTAGACATGTTTCACAAGTTTTGTTTGAGAGAGTGGCTGAAG ACAGGTGATGGTGGCAGCATTAAGTGTCCGGTATGCAGAATCGACTTTACTGAAATTCAGTCAGGTTCATCACTGGAGCCAGCTGGCGATGAAATATTAGAAGATGTGCAG GCTACAGCATCACCTGCAATTCAGGCTACAGCTTCACCTGCAATTCAGTCTAGTGGAAGTCGTGGATATTTGTTTCGTCAGCACTATTTGCCGCAGCTACTATGTGATGAAGTGACCAAGAAAGGAATGGAACAG AACATTTTCACAAGGAAGATGGAAGCTCTGGACAAGTTATGTGACCAGGGAGAATCAAGGAATGTTAAAATCGACCGTGCTAACATTGTGCAGGACATGTTGCAGTTATATAAAGATAAAGGTGTAGCAGAGGGTCTcttaaatgttaatttttgtaATGAACCAGCCCTTGATATGGATGGCGTGAAAAGAGAAGCCTTTACACTTTTCTGGGAAAAAGTAATGCCGTTATATTTTGATGGCACAACAACTTATGTGCCTCGCATTTCCCCATCGATAGACGAAAGTGTTTATGTCACATTAGGCAGAATTCTCTCTCATGGATTTGTAATGGTCGGGGTATTTCCCACGATGATAaatgaagttttcttttccatACTTATGGCTGGAAATGAAAACGTCCGTGACGACGACTTTCTAGAAGGTTTTCCGGAATTTGtcagttgttatgaaagtttAAGGCTTCGACAAATTCTTGAAGAATGTGGTTCGCATAATCTTTTGGACCCTAGTACCAATTTCCTGGTAGACTTTTTGTCGGATTTTGGTGTTACTAAAATGCCAAATGTAAATAACCTGAAAGCAATTCTTGTCAGTGTGGCCAAAACCGAGCTATGGAACAAGGCCGTGATGGCAGCGAATGCCATGAAGCAAGGCCTTTTGGAAGGAGTGTACAGAGATTTGTGGCTTCCAGCTTCGAGTGAGTTAGTGTCTGATCTCTATAGGTCTCTTCAAGTTACCACTGAGAAAGTACTTTCACTCATTACCGTTGATGAAACTTCCGCAATGACCAAAGGGCAAGAGGTTGTTTTTACATACCTCAGGAAGTATGTGAGAACTCTAAATGAAAAGGAATTACCCTGTTTCCTGCATTATGTTACAGGTAGTAGTGCTCTTTCAGTTACATCTATGAAGGTTATTTTCCACGCACACGTTGGAAATTTACCGCATATAACGGTCCATGCTTGTTCATCGGTGATTGACCTACCCTCAGGGGGTTATGAGAGCTTTACAGATTTCAGATGCCAAATGGATGAGGTGTTAAAAAATGCCGAGTCATGGAAATTTTCCCTTATTTGA